A stretch of the Panicum virgatum strain AP13 chromosome 9N, P.virgatum_v5, whole genome shotgun sequence genome encodes the following:
- the LOC120692743 gene encoding type I inositol polyphosphate 5-phosphatase 4-like: MRDGGGGGGGGNSKMSKLSWSKSLVRKWFNIRGKSHYFHADAVAAGTGRSGGGDDDWMDGGFTRRDSCGAKKSRTERPSRRSHERSRRSKIDLDAAEATVMLDYRIFAATWNVGGRAPPGSLSLDDWLRTSPPADIYVLGFQEIVPLNAGNVLGAEDNGPARKWVSLVRRTLNSLPGSSGGGFGGRRSLQTPSPAPYPVAEMDADFEGSRQNNRSFFHRRSFQSGLSRSLRADGDILAGPGPARLERRYSVNDRVMYGSRPSDYEANCRWSGGQSDDEDDGGGGSPSTMFSPMSHVYGNAPPTEEYYNGSASGPARYCLVASKQMVGLFLMIWARKEIKNDIRNLKVSCVGRGLMGYLGNKGSISISMLLHQTSFCFVCSHLTSGQKDGDEHRRNSDVMEILRKTRFPRVYGQYESCPETILEHDRIIWLGDLNYRIALSYRSVKALVEMRNWKALLEKDQLRSEQRGGRVFPGWNEGRIYFPPTYKYSNNSDKYAGDDMNQKEKKRTPAWCDRILWYGRGLSQLSYVRGESRFSDHRPVYSMFGAEVESINHSRIQKMSSWSSQLDIEELLPYSYGYTDINPYGYTDLNFF; this comes from the exons ATgagggatggcggcggcggcggcggcggcggcaacagcaAGATGAGCAAG CTGTCGTGGTCCAAGAGCCTCGTGAGGAAGTGGTTCAACATCAGGGGCAAGTCCCATTACTTCCACGCCGATGCTGTGGCTGCGGGGACTGGGAGGTCAG GTGGCGGAGATGATGACTGGATGGATGGCGGCTTCACCAGGAGGGACTCCTGCGGCGCCAAGAAGAGCAGGACAG AGAGACCGTCGCGGAGGAGCCACGAGCGGTCGCGGCGCAGCAAGATcgacctcgacgccgccgaggcCACCGTCATGCTGGACTACAG GATCTTCGCTGCGACATGGAATGTAggtggccgcgcgccgccgggctcCCTCAGCCTCGACGACTGGCTccgcacctcgccgccggccgacaTCTACGTCCTCGG GTTCCAAGAAATCGTCCCGTTGAACGCCGGGAACGTCCTCGGCGCCGAGGACAACGGCCCGGCGAGGAAGTGGGTGTCGCTGGTCAGGCGGACTCTGAACAGCCTACCGGGAagtagcggcggcggctttgGCGGCCGCAGGAGCCTGcagacgccgtcgccggcgccgtacCCGGTGGCGGAGATGGACGCCGACTTCGAGGGGTCGAGGCAAAACAACCGGTCCTTCTTCCACCGGCGGTCGTTCCAGTCCGGGCTCAGCCGGAGCCTGCGGGCGGACGGCGACATCCTCGCCGGCCCCGGCCCGGCCAGGCTCGAGCGCCGGTACAGCGTCAACGACCGCGTCATGTACGGCAGCAGGCCCAGCGACTACGAGGCCAACTGCCGGTGGAGCGGCGGCCagtccgacgacgaggacgacggcggcggcggctcgccgagCACCATGTTCTCTCCAATGTCGCACGTGTACGGCAACGCTCCGCCCACGGAAGAATACTACAACGGATCAGCTAGTGGTCCTGCTAG GTACTGCCTGGTTGCAAGCAAGCAGATGGTCGGATTGTTCCTGATGATTTGGGCCCGGAAAGAGATAAAGAACGACATAAGGAATCTGAAGGTGTCCTGTGTTGGGAGGGGATTAATGGGCTATCTTGGAAATAAG GGTTCAATTTCCATTAGCATGTTATTGCACCAAACAAGCTTTTGCTTCGTCTGCAGTCATCTAACATCAGGTCAGAAAGATGGCGACGAGCACCGTAGGAACTCGGATGTCATGGAGATTTTGAGGAAGACCAGGTTCCCGAGGGTTTATGGGCAGTACGAGAGTTGTCCGGAAACAATCTTGGAGCATGA CCGGATAATCTGGCTTGGGGATCTCAATTACCGCATCGCGCTTTCCTATCGATCGGTGAAGGCGCTTGTCGAGATGCGTAACTGGAAAGCATTGCTGGAAAAAGATCAG CTGAGGAGTGAGCAAAGAGGTGGTCGTGTGTTTCCTGGCTGGAATGAGGGGAGGATATACTTCCCACCAACCTACAAGTACTCCAACAATTCTGACAAATACGCTGGAGATGACATGAACCAAAAGGAGAAGAAGCGAACTCCAGCATG GTGCGACCGCATTTTGTGGTATGGAAGGGGCCTTAGCCAGCTCTCATATGTTCGAGGAGAGTCTCGCTTCTCGGACCACAGACCTGTCTACAGTATGTTCGGTGCAGAAGTGGAATCGATCAATCACAGCCGAATTCAGAAGATGAGTTCTTGGAGCTCCCAGTTGGACATAGAAGAACTACTGCCATACTCGTATGGGTACACTGACATTAATCCTTATGGATATACTGACctcaatttcttttga